The following are from one region of the Luteimonas sp. MC1572 genome:
- a CDS encoding DUF937 domain-containing protein — MAMLTDDLLAQLQGAPAQRLAQQLGLTPSQTSGAISAALPLLLGALGRNASQPQGAQALYGALQKDHAGMDIGSVLGAVLGGGGGQGGAILGHIFGDGQERAEAGVAQATGLGQGTAGQLLKMLAPIVMAYLAKRALSSGQARPADGAAALGGLLGQEQQQIRQEGGLGGGLLGAVLDQDGDGQLGLGDLAGLGGLFGRK, encoded by the coding sequence ATGGCCATGTTGACCGACGACCTCCTCGCGCAGCTGCAGGGCGCACCTGCGCAGCGGCTGGCCCAGCAGCTGGGCCTCACCCCGTCACAGACCTCGGGTGCGATCAGCGCGGCCCTGCCCCTGCTGCTCGGCGCCCTCGGCCGCAATGCCAGCCAGCCGCAGGGCGCGCAGGCGCTGTACGGCGCGCTGCAGAAGGACCACGCAGGCATGGATATCGGCAGCGTGCTGGGCGCGGTGCTTGGCGGCGGAGGTGGCCAGGGCGGAGCCATACTCGGCCACATCTTCGGCGACGGCCAGGAACGGGCCGAAGCCGGCGTGGCCCAGGCGACCGGCCTCGGCCAGGGCACGGCCGGCCAGTTGCTGAAGATGCTCGCGCCGATCGTGATGGCCTACCTCGCAAAACGCGCCCTGTCTTCCGGACAGGCGCGGCCGGCCGATGGCGCCGCGGCGCTCGGTGGCCTGCTCGGCCAGGAGCAGCAGCAGATCCGCCAGGAAGGCGGCCTGGGCGGCGGGCTGCTTGGTGCCGTGCTCGACCAGGACGGCGACGGCCAGCTCGGCCTCGGCGATCTCGCAGGACTCGGCGGGTTGTTCGGGCGGAAGTAA
- a CDS encoding GGDEF domain-containing protein has translation MDVHSLPTLPERARAQDPRLAAHWLRALTAITPGARALFNHAASAAAPLLAEHFYGEMLDDPRAARFLSPEQVRDRLKPSLQRWLLELLRAGPDDVDALAATQETVGLVHARIGIPVDLVGRGARMLKGELQAAIRTAGAVGRADDVIDAIVGVDALIDLALEAMTRAYDISREQAGTIDASYRLFSLIQNVGTERERQRALLLAWENTLLYALSLEQPPAAAPLLLSRSEFGLWFTHKGMASFGETPETRRVAELVETVDTGLRDGLPHSGDPALRRALVDDTRAVVAEIRNLLTMMFDGIGDLESGRDALTRLLNRRFLPTVLRREIQLQANTGRMFAVLMIDLDHFKAINDGHGHEVGDRALQHVAALLVQNTRGSDYLFRYGGEEFVVVLGSVGAAEALATAEGLRSCVAGAPVALANGESLMVTASIGLALQDGHPDYERILARADAAMYAAKRGGRNRVVVATDDLPDPPGVVQLRQR, from the coding sequence ATGGATGTCCACTCCCTCCCGACCCTGCCGGAACGCGCACGCGCGCAGGATCCACGGCTCGCCGCGCACTGGCTGCGGGCGCTCACCGCGATCACCCCTGGCGCGCGCGCCCTGTTCAACCACGCCGCCTCGGCAGCGGCCCCGCTGCTGGCCGAACATTTCTACGGCGAGATGCTCGATGACCCCCGGGCTGCGCGGTTCCTGTCCCCGGAGCAGGTCCGCGACCGCCTCAAGCCGTCGCTGCAACGTTGGCTGCTGGAACTCCTGCGCGCCGGGCCCGACGACGTCGATGCCCTGGCCGCCACCCAGGAAACGGTCGGCCTGGTGCACGCGCGCATCGGCATCCCCGTCGACCTGGTGGGCCGGGGTGCGCGCATGCTGAAGGGCGAGTTGCAGGCGGCGATCCGCACGGCCGGTGCCGTGGGTCGCGCGGACGATGTCATCGATGCGATCGTCGGGGTGGATGCGCTCATCGACCTGGCCCTCGAGGCCATGACGCGCGCCTATGACATCTCGCGTGAGCAGGCCGGCACCATCGACGCCTCCTACCGGTTGTTCTCGCTGATCCAGAACGTCGGCACCGAGCGCGAGCGCCAGCGCGCGCTGCTGCTCGCATGGGAGAACACGCTGCTGTACGCGCTCAGCCTGGAGCAGCCGCCGGCAGCGGCACCGTTGCTGCTGTCGCGCTCCGAGTTCGGCCTGTGGTTCACGCACAAGGGCATGGCGAGTTTCGGTGAAACGCCGGAGACGCGCCGCGTTGCGGAGCTGGTCGAGACCGTCGACACCGGCCTGCGCGATGGCCTGCCCCACTCCGGGGATCCTGCGCTGCGGCGCGCGCTGGTCGACGACACGCGCGCCGTCGTGGCCGAGATCCGCAACCTGCTCACGATGATGTTCGACGGCATCGGCGACCTCGAGTCGGGGCGTGATGCGCTCACCCGGCTCCTCAACCGGCGCTTCCTGCCGACCGTCCTGCGCCGTGAGATCCAGCTGCAGGCGAACACCGGCCGCATGTTCGCGGTGCTGATGATCGACCTCGATCACTTCAAGGCGATCAACGACGGCCACGGCCACGAGGTCGGCGATCGCGCGCTGCAGCATGTCGCGGCGCTGCTGGTGCAGAACACGCGCGGCAGCGACTACCTGTTCCGCTACGGCGGCGAGGAATTCGTGGTGGTACTGGGCTCGGTGGGCGCCGCCGAGGCGCTGGCAACCGCGGAGGGTCTGCGCAGTTGCGTCGCCGGCGCCCCGGTGGCGCTGGCCAATGGCGAAAGCCTGATGGTGACCGCCAGCATCGGCCTCGCGCTGCAGGACGGGCATCCCGACTACGAACGGATCCTCGCCCGCGCGGATGCCGCGATGTATGCCGCCAAGCGCGGCGGCCGAAACCGCGTTGTCGTCGCGACCGACGACCTTCCCGATCCGCCAGGCGTGGTGCAGCTCAGGCAACGCTGA
- the trmD gene encoding tRNA (guanosine(37)-N1)-methyltransferase TrmD translates to MRIDVVSLFPEFVTQVAGHGVVGRAGERGLLSVHGWNPRDFAEGSYRRVDDRPFGGGPGMVMMVEPLRAVLAAARAAAPEPARVVYLSPQGRPFDQARARALALEPRLVLLCGRYEGVDERLLAAEVDEELSIGDYVLSGGELAAAVVVDAVARLLPGALNDVESAAQDSFEPSADGAGPLLLDCPHYTRPLEHAYGEVPPVLLSGNHAAIARWRRQQALGRTWQRRPELIDRGALSKADARLLDEFLAADGDALGDGP, encoded by the coding sequence ATGCGCATCGACGTTGTCAGCCTCTTTCCCGAGTTCGTCACCCAGGTCGCCGGCCATGGCGTGGTCGGGCGAGCGGGCGAGCGTGGACTGCTGTCGGTGCACGGCTGGAACCCGCGCGATTTCGCCGAAGGCAGCTACCGGCGCGTCGACGACCGCCCGTTTGGCGGCGGCCCGGGCATGGTGATGATGGTGGAGCCGCTGCGCGCGGTGCTCGCCGCCGCCCGCGCCGCGGCACCGGAGCCTGCGCGCGTGGTCTATCTGAGCCCGCAGGGCAGGCCATTCGACCAGGCCCGCGCCCGTGCGCTGGCGCTGGAGCCGCGCCTGGTGCTGCTGTGCGGTCGCTACGAGGGCGTCGACGAGCGCCTGCTGGCCGCCGAGGTGGACGAGGAGCTGTCGATCGGCGATTACGTGCTTTCGGGCGGCGAGCTGGCCGCCGCTGTCGTCGTCGACGCGGTCGCGCGGCTGCTGCCGGGTGCGCTCAATGATGTCGAGTCGGCCGCGCAGGACAGCTTCGAGCCGTCGGCCGATGGAGCGGGGCCGCTGCTGCTGGACTGCCCGCACTACACGCGGCCGCTGGAGCACGCCTACGGCGAGGTGCCGCCGGTACTGCTGTCCGGCAACCACGCCGCCATCGCCCGCTGGCGCCGCCAGCAGGCACTCGGCCGCACCTGGCAGCGCCGGCCGGAGCTGATCGACCGCGGCGCCCTGTCCAAGGCCGACGCGCGTCTGCTGGACGAATTCCTGGCTGCCGACGGGGACGCGCTCGGCGACGGCCCGTAA
- a CDS encoding S4 domain-containing protein: protein MSAPDSAANEAAPASIRIDVWLWAARFFRTRTLARQAVEHGKVELGGQRPKASRAVRVGDTLRVARGEEVFVVEVAGLSDSRGPAPVAQALYREHADSIRARDEARLARRDAQAGYRAPEHRPDKRARRLIRALGDIDLS, encoded by the coding sequence ATGTCCGCACCCGATTCCGCCGCCAATGAAGCTGCGCCTGCCTCGATCCGCATCGACGTGTGGCTGTGGGCGGCGCGCTTCTTCAGGACCCGCACACTCGCGCGTCAGGCGGTCGAGCACGGCAAGGTCGAGTTGGGTGGACAGCGGCCCAAGGCCTCGCGTGCGGTGCGCGTAGGCGACACCTTGCGCGTGGCGCGCGGCGAAGAGGTGTTCGTGGTCGAGGTGGCGGGTCTATCCGATTCCCGCGGTCCGGCCCCGGTCGCCCAGGCCCTGTACCGCGAGCACGCGGACTCGATCAGGGCGCGCGACGAGGCACGCCTTGCACGCCGTGATGCACAGGCCGGCTATCGCGCGCCGGAGCATCGCCCCGACAAGCGCGCGCGCCGCCTGATCCGGGCGCTTGGCGACATCGACCTGAGCTGA
- the rimM gene encoding ribosome maturation factor RimM (Essential for efficient processing of 16S rRNA): MDVTGRRILLGRVHGAFGVRGELKLESFTEPARAILGYQPWTLRDAQGVERVAEGATGRETAKGLVARLPGVEDRDAAEALRGTEVWVARESLPPPAPGEYYWVDLEGLRVRNVDGSDFGTVSHLFSTGANDVLVARGDRERMIPFVVPDYVVSIDFEAGLVTVDWDPEF; this comes from the coding sequence ATGGACGTCACCGGGCGCCGCATCCTGCTGGGCAGGGTCCACGGCGCCTTTGGCGTGCGTGGCGAGCTGAAGCTCGAGTCCTTCACCGAGCCGGCTCGCGCCATCCTCGGCTACCAGCCCTGGACCCTGCGCGATGCGCAGGGCGTCGAGCGCGTGGCCGAAGGTGCCACTGGCCGCGAAACGGCCAAGGGCCTGGTCGCGCGCCTGCCCGGTGTCGAGGACCGCGACGCCGCCGAGGCACTGCGCGGCACCGAGGTCTGGGTGGCGCGCGAATCGCTGCCGCCGCCGGCGCCCGGCGAGTACTACTGGGTCGACCTCGAAGGCCTGCGCGTGCGCAACGTCGACGGCAGCGACTTCGGCACCGTGTCGCACCTGTTCTCCACCGGCGCCAATGACGTGCTGGTCGCGCGCGGAGACCGCGAGCGGATGATCCCGTTCGTGGTGCCGGACTACGTGGTGTCGATCGATTTCGAGGCGGGCCTGGTCACCGTCGACTGGGATCCCGAGTTCTAG
- the mutS gene encoding DNA mismatch repair protein MutS — MKSEARPEHTPLMKQFFAAKAEHADVLMFFRMGDFYELFFDDARKAAKLLDITLTQRGSSAGQPIPMAGVPYHAAEGYLARLVALGESVAICEQVGDPATSKGLVERKVVRIVTPGTVTDEALLSERRDTLLLAVARGKSGYGLAWADLAAGRFLVNEVAGDDALEAELARLDPAELLLPDDDGWPAFATTRGGVRRRAPWLFDADAGRRQLLQFFALHDLSAFGIQDRPLAIAAAGALLGYVEETQKQRLPHLTAIAVESSDGAIAMNAATRRHLELDTRVDGEQKHTLLGVLDSTVTPMGGRMLRRWLHRPLRDRGVVGERQHAVGALLDSGIERDLRERFRALGDVERILSRIALRSARPRDLGTLRDALGMLPEVRAMLAPLDSPRLGALVAELGEHDVQAALLATALVEQPPVLARDGGVFADGHDAELAELRRLSTHADQFLVDLELREREASGIATLKVGYNRVHGYFIEIGKSHAARVPTHYSRRQTLTGAERYITEELKAFEDKVLSARERALARERLLYEELLDALNTDLESLKRCAAALSELDVLACLAERALALDWARPELVEDACLEVERGRHPVVEAVRDAPFEPNDLDLHADRRMLVITGPNMGGKSTYMRQNALIVLLAYIGSFVPARAARIGPIDRILTRIGAGDDLARGQSTFMVEMSETSYILHHASEQSLVLMDEIGRGTSTYDGLALADACARHLAAHNRCYTLFATHYFELTALAEPGSGIANVHLDAVEHRDKNGGDTLVFMHAVKDGPADRSFGLQVAALAGLPKPVLRQARARLAELERHGHAASPPLSAETLDAPQQFGLFSPASAALDALAGIDPDELSPKQALEALYRLKALG; from the coding sequence ATGAAGTCGGAAGCAAGACCCGAACACACCCCTTTGATGAAGCAGTTCTTCGCCGCCAAGGCGGAGCACGCCGACGTGCTGATGTTCTTCCGCATGGGCGACTTCTACGAGCTGTTCTTCGATGACGCCCGCAAGGCGGCGAAGCTGCTCGACATCACCCTGACCCAGCGCGGCTCGTCCGCCGGGCAGCCGATCCCGATGGCCGGCGTGCCCTACCACGCAGCCGAAGGCTACCTGGCGCGCCTGGTGGCGCTGGGCGAGTCGGTGGCGATCTGCGAGCAGGTCGGCGACCCGGCCACCAGCAAGGGGCTGGTGGAGCGCAAGGTGGTGCGCATCGTCACGCCCGGCACGGTCACCGACGAGGCATTGCTGAGCGAGCGCCGCGACACGCTCCTGCTGGCGGTGGCGCGCGGCAAGTCGGGCTACGGCCTGGCGTGGGCGGACCTCGCCGCCGGCCGCTTCCTGGTCAACGAAGTCGCCGGCGACGACGCGCTCGAAGCCGAGCTCGCGCGCCTAGATCCCGCTGAGCTGCTGCTCCCCGACGACGACGGCTGGCCGGCGTTCGCGACAACCCGCGGTGGCGTGCGCCGGCGCGCGCCGTGGCTGTTCGACGCCGACGCCGGGCGCCGCCAGCTGCTGCAGTTCTTCGCGCTGCACGACCTGTCGGCGTTCGGCATCCAGGACCGCCCGCTGGCGATCGCCGCTGCCGGCGCCCTGCTCGGCTACGTCGAGGAGACCCAGAAGCAGCGCCTGCCGCACCTCACCGCGATCGCGGTGGAATCCAGCGACGGCGCGATCGCGATGAATGCCGCCACGCGCCGCCACCTCGAACTCGACACCCGCGTCGACGGCGAGCAGAAGCACACCCTGCTCGGCGTCCTCGACAGCACGGTGACGCCGATGGGCGGGCGGATGCTGCGCCGCTGGCTGCACCGCCCGCTCCGCGACCGCGGCGTGGTCGGTGAGCGCCAGCATGCGGTGGGCGCGCTGCTCGACAGTGGCATCGAACGCGACCTGCGTGAGCGCTTCCGCGCGCTTGGCGACGTGGAGCGCATCCTGTCGCGCATCGCGCTGCGCTCGGCGCGCCCGCGCGACCTCGGCACGCTGCGTGACGCGCTCGGCATGCTGCCGGAGGTGCGCGCGATGCTGGCGCCGCTGGATTCGCCGCGGCTCGGGGCGCTGGTGGCCGAACTCGGCGAACACGACGTACAGGCCGCATTGCTGGCCACGGCGCTGGTCGAACAGCCGCCGGTGCTGGCGCGCGACGGCGGCGTGTTCGCCGATGGCCACGACGCCGAGCTCGCCGAGCTGCGCCGGCTGTCCACCCACGCCGACCAGTTCCTGGTCGACCTGGAGCTGCGCGAACGCGAGGCCAGCGGCATCGCCACGCTCAAGGTCGGCTACAACCGCGTGCACGGCTACTTCATCGAGATCGGCAAGTCGCACGCCGCCAGGGTGCCCACGCACTACAGCCGCCGGCAGACGCTGACCGGGGCGGAGCGCTACATCACCGAAGAGCTGAAGGCCTTCGAGGACAAGGTGCTGTCGGCGCGCGAACGCGCGCTGGCGCGCGAGCGGCTGCTGTACGAAGAACTGCTGGATGCCCTCAACACCGACCTCGAATCGCTCAAGCGCTGCGCCGCCGCGCTGAGCGAACTCGACGTGCTGGCCTGCCTGGCCGAGCGTGCATTGGCGCTCGACTGGGCACGGCCGGAACTGGTCGAGGACGCCTGCCTCGAGGTCGAGCGCGGGCGCCACCCGGTGGTCGAGGCGGTGCGCGACGCGCCGTTCGAACCCAACGACCTCGACCTGCATGCCGATCGCCGCATGCTGGTGATCACCGGCCCGAACATGGGCGGCAAGAGCACCTACATGCGCCAGAACGCGCTGATCGTGCTGCTCGCCTACATCGGCAGCTTCGTGCCCGCGCGCGCGGCGCGCATCGGCCCGATCGACCGCATCCTGACCCGCATCGGCGCCGGCGACGACCTCGCCCGCGGCCAGTCGACCTTCATGGTCGAGATGAGCGAGACCAGCTACATCCTCCACCACGCCAGCGAGCAGTCGCTGGTGCTGATGGACGAGATCGGCCGCGGCACCTCGACCTACGACGGCCTCGCCCTCGCCGATGCCTGCGCGCGCCACCTTGCCGCGCACAACCGCTGCTACACCCTGTTCGCCACCCATTACTTCGAGCTCACCGCGCTCGCCGAGCCCGGCAGCGGCATCGCCAACGTGCATCTCGACGCGGTCGAGCACCGCGACAAGAACGGGGGCGACACGCTGGTGTTCATGCACGCGGTCAAGGACGGCCCGGCCGACCGCAGCTTCGGCCTGCAGGTGGCCGCGCTGGCCGGCCTGCCGAAGCCGGTGCTGCGACAGGCGCGCGCGCGCCTGGCCGAACTTGAACGGCACGGCCATGCCGCGTCACCGCCGCTGTCGGCCGAGACGCTCGATGCGCCGCAGCAGTTCGGCCTGTTTTCGCCGGCGTCGGCGGCTCTCGACGCGCTGGCCGGCATCGACCCGGACGAGCTGTCACCAAAGCAGGCGCTGGAAGCGCTGTACCGGCTGAAGGCGCTGGGGTGA
- a CDS encoding aminotransferase class IV translates to MDASVQAGHFTTFQVRRGAVRGLDLHFARLDDATRAMFGSSLDLADLRMRIRAAIAGDAAQACTVRVVVARAQVAGAQGDADAAGAPVSRIEIEAPREPGARPLRLQSRRMLRVDPQLKHLALAPQLAARREAQAEGFDDALLVDNDGLVAEGSFWNIGLGGRDGITWPVAPALRGVTERLLQARLADVGIGQQAGPVRLDALGAFDFAFAANSRGLQEIASIDSHAFRGDPRLVADVRAAFEGIAWQAI, encoded by the coding sequence ATGGACGCGTCGGTGCAGGCGGGGCACTTCACCACGTTCCAGGTGCGGCGCGGCGCGGTGCGCGGGCTGGACCTGCACTTCGCGCGTCTCGATGACGCGACCCGGGCGATGTTCGGCTCCAGCCTGGATCTTGCGGACCTGCGGATGCGTATCCGCGCGGCGATCGCCGGCGACGCCGCGCAGGCCTGCACCGTGCGCGTGGTGGTTGCCCGGGCGCAGGTCGCAGGTGCGCAGGGCGACGCCGATGCCGCTGGTGCACCTGTGTCGCGCATCGAGATCGAAGCGCCGCGCGAACCCGGCGCCCGTCCATTGCGGCTGCAGTCGCGGCGCATGCTGCGCGTCGATCCGCAGCTGAAGCACCTCGCGCTCGCGCCCCAGCTGGCAGCCCGTCGCGAGGCGCAGGCGGAAGGGTTCGACGATGCGCTCCTGGTCGACAACGACGGACTTGTGGCGGAAGGGAGCTTCTGGAACATCGGCTTGGGCGGGCGCGACGGAATCACCTGGCCCGTCGCGCCCGCATTGCGAGGCGTGACCGAACGCCTGCTGCAGGCGCGCCTGGCAGACGTCGGCATCGGGCAGCAGGCTGGCCCGGTGCGGCTGGATGCGCTGGGAGCCTTCGACTTTGCGTTCGCCGCCAATTCTCGGGGGCTGCAGGAGATCGCGTCGATCGACAGCCATGCCTTCCGCGGCGATCCGCGCTTGGTGGCGGATGTGCGGGCTGCGTTCGAGGGTATTGCCTGGCAGGCGATCTGA
- the rpsP gene encoding 30S ribosomal protein S16, translating into MVKIRLTRGGAKKRPFYHIVVTDSRSSRDGRNIERVGYYNPVATGAESRVVLDTARVDHWVTQGAQMTDKVRNLYREAGKAAPTATAA; encoded by the coding sequence ATGGTCAAGATCCGCCTCACCCGCGGCGGCGCCAAGAAGCGCCCCTTCTACCACATCGTCGTCACCGACTCGCGCAGCTCGCGCGACGGCCGCAACATCGAGCGCGTGGGTTACTACAACCCGGTCGCCACCGGCGCCGAGTCGCGCGTGGTGCTCGACACCGCCCGCGTTGACCATTGGGTCACGCAGGGCGCGCAGATGACCGACAAGGTCCGCAACCTGTATCGGGAAGCCGGCAAGGCCGCCCCGACGGCTACGGCCGCCTGA
- a CDS encoding TonB-dependent receptor has product MSIAQVARAQDAPATKPAADQPTTLATMTVTAQKREEALQDVPIVINVIDEQLLLDTGVRDIKDLQVLVPGLTVTSTQSAAQTTARIRGVGTVGDNAGLESSVGIVIDGVYRSRNSVGFGDLGEVERIEVLKGPQGTVFGKNTSSGVINVITRKPSYSQSAEAEITAGNYGLLGVSGAYNDALGENAAFRVYAAKRKRDGVDEVRVGAGPRQETDDGDQNYHTVRGQLFIEPTDTIDINLVADYSSREENCCVTVTTHRGPTAAIINALTPGGEGVIPVADPERRLAYSNRPTEQDLKDKGMSAQVDWTTPWADGATLSSITAFRDWQAINGLDFDYSAADILYRAPDDNESLTRFETFTQELRLTGSTDRLDWMVGVFYSDEDLTRNDSYRFGSAYEPYLSTLVGSQVLAGVAAQLAPMGLTVNQSNPATFLSQVSGRPFGTNYTGLGALDRHDQNARSTAIFSNNTFHATDALDFTLGLRYTHEKKELDSVYSNPNGSLACGSALSNPAARVGGALAARINGFASLPPALQQQLLAGLVPAVAPSVVGFMCLPWANALHDGRVVSQSRTEKEWSGTFKAAYNWTDDVMTYASAARGYKGGGFNLDRVQSSNGLSSGIQGITPVDDTSFPGEFVNSYELGLKTNWAGGNLLFNAALFYQDYEDFQLNSFLGTSFVVRSIPQVVSMGFEADLMWQTTVPGLMLQGGLTYAETEYGDDLLPDADLALLPGNQMSFAPKWSGNASVTYEWGLGANHIGRFNVGAKYMSEYNTGSDLDVQKMQDGYALVNARLGFGSQDRRWLVELWGQNLTDETYKQVGIDAPIQSGSWNAFLGAPRTYGVTVRFNYF; this is encoded by the coding sequence ATGTCCATCGCACAGGTGGCCCGTGCACAGGATGCCCCGGCCACCAAGCCGGCGGCAGACCAGCCGACCACCCTCGCCACCATGACGGTCACCGCCCAGAAGCGCGAGGAGGCGTTGCAGGACGTGCCGATCGTGATCAACGTGATCGACGAGCAACTGTTGCTCGATACCGGCGTCCGTGACATCAAGGACCTGCAGGTCCTGGTGCCCGGCCTGACCGTCACCAGCACGCAGAGCGCGGCGCAGACCACCGCGCGCATCCGCGGCGTGGGCACGGTGGGCGACAACGCCGGCCTGGAGTCCTCGGTCGGCATCGTGATCGACGGCGTGTACCGCTCGCGCAACAGCGTCGGCTTTGGCGACCTGGGCGAAGTGGAGCGCATCGAGGTGCTCAAGGGCCCGCAGGGCACGGTGTTCGGCAAGAACACGTCGTCCGGCGTGATCAACGTGATCACCCGCAAGCCGAGCTACTCGCAGAGCGCGGAAGCCGAGATCACGGCCGGCAACTACGGCCTGCTTGGTGTGTCCGGCGCGTACAACGACGCGCTTGGCGAAAACGCCGCGTTCCGCGTCTATGCCGCCAAGCGCAAGCGCGATGGCGTGGATGAGGTCCGCGTCGGCGCCGGCCCGCGCCAGGAAACCGACGACGGCGACCAGAACTACCATACCGTCCGCGGCCAGCTGTTCATCGAGCCCACCGACACCATCGACATCAACCTCGTGGCCGACTACAGCAGCCGCGAAGAGAACTGCTGCGTTACCGTGACCACCCATCGCGGTCCTACCGCGGCCATCATCAACGCGCTGACCCCGGGCGGCGAAGGCGTGATTCCGGTGGCGGACCCCGAGCGGCGCCTGGCGTACAGCAACCGGCCGACCGAGCAGGACCTGAAGGACAAGGGCATGTCGGCGCAGGTCGACTGGACCACGCCCTGGGCCGACGGCGCCACGCTCAGCTCGATCACCGCGTTCCGCGACTGGCAGGCGATCAACGGCCTCGACTTCGACTACAGCGCCGCGGACATCCTGTACCGCGCACCCGACGACAACGAGTCGCTGACGCGCTTCGAGACCTTCACCCAGGAGCTGCGCCTGACCGGCTCCACCGACCGCCTCGACTGGATGGTGGGCGTGTTCTATTCGGACGAAGACCTGACGCGCAATGATTCGTACCGGTTCGGCAGCGCCTACGAGCCCTACCTGTCGACCCTGGTCGGCAGCCAGGTGCTGGCTGGCGTCGCGGCGCAACTGGCGCCGATGGGGCTGACCGTCAACCAGAGCAATCCGGCGACGTTCCTGTCGCAGGTCAGCGGCCGGCCGTTCGGGACCAACTACACCGGCCTCGGCGCGCTAGACCGCCACGACCAGAACGCGCGCAGCACCGCGATCTTCAGCAACAACACCTTCCACGCCACCGACGCACTCGATTTCACGCTCGGCCTCCGCTACACGCACGAGAAGAAAGAGCTGGATTCGGTGTACAGCAATCCGAACGGCAGCCTGGCATGCGGCTCCGCGTTGTCCAACCCGGCTGCCCGCGTCGGTGGCGCGCTGGCGGCGCGCATCAACGGCTTCGCCAGCCTCCCGCCCGCGCTGCAGCAGCAGTTGCTGGCGGGCCTGGTGCCGGCGGTCGCGCCCAGCGTGGTGGGCTTCATGTGCCTGCCCTGGGCGAACGCCCTGCACGACGGCCGCGTCGTGTCGCAGTCGCGCACCGAAAAGGAATGGTCCGGCACGTTCAAGGCCGCCTACAACTGGACCGACGACGTCATGACGTATGCCTCGGCGGCGCGTGGCTACAAGGGCGGCGGCTTCAACCTCGACCGCGTGCAGTCGTCCAACGGACTGTCCAGCGGCATCCAGGGCATCACCCCGGTGGATGACACGTCGTTCCCGGGCGAGTTCGTCAACAGCTACGAGCTCGGCCTGAAGACCAACTGGGCCGGCGGCAACCTGCTGTTCAACGCGGCGCTGTTCTACCAGGACTACGAGGATTTCCAGCTCAACAGCTTCCTTGGTACCAGCTTCGTGGTGCGCTCGATCCCCCAGGTGGTGTCGATGGGCTTCGAGGCCGACCTGATGTGGCAGACGACGGTGCCGGGCCTGATGTTGCAGGGTGGCCTGACCTACGCCGAGACGGAATACGGCGACGACCTGCTGCCTGACGCCGACCTGGCGCTGCTGCCCGGCAACCAGATGAGCTTCGCACCGAAGTGGTCGGGCAACGCCTCGGTCACCTACGAGTGGGGCCTGGGCGCCAACCACATCGGCCGTTTCAACGTCGGCGCCAAGTACATGTCGGAGTACAACACCGGCTCCGACCTCGACGTGCAGAAGATGCAGGACGGCTACGCGCTGGTGAATGCACGCCTGGGCTTCGGCAGCCAGGACCGGCGCTGGCTGGTCGAACTGTGGGGCCAGAACCTCACCGACGAGACCTACAAGCAGGTCGGCATCGACGCGCCGATCCAGTCCGGTTCGTGGAATGCCTTCCTCGGCGCGCCGCGGACCTATGGCGTGACCGTCCGCTTCAACTACTTCTGA
- the rplS gene encoding 50S ribosomal protein L19: protein MNKPSINTLLQNFEAEQTTRELPVFGPGDTVIVNVKVKEGNRERVQAYEGVVIAKKNAGLNSAFTVRKISHGFGVERVFQTHSLMIDSVQVKRRGAVRAGKLYYLRGLQGKKARIREDLAGNAKAKAAAQAAAAAESSAE, encoded by the coding sequence ATGAACAAGCCCTCGATCAACACGCTGCTGCAGAATTTCGAAGCCGAGCAGACCACCCGCGAGCTGCCCGTCTTCGGCCCCGGCGATACCGTCATCGTCAACGTCAAGGTGAAGGAAGGCAACCGCGAGCGCGTGCAGGCCTATGAAGGCGTGGTCATCGCCAAGAAGAACGCCGGCCTGAACTCCGCCTTCACCGTGCGCAAGATTTCGCACGGCTTCGGCGTCGAGCGCGTGTTCCAGACCCACAGCCTGATGATCGATTCGGTGCAGGTGAAGCGCCGCGGCGCCGTGCGCGCCGGCAAGCTGTACTACCTGCGTGGCCTGCAGGGCAAGAAGGCGCGTATCCGCGAGGATCTGGCCGGCAACGCCAAGGCCAAGGCCGCCGCGCAGGCCGCCGCCGCTGCCGAGTCGTCCGCCGAGTAA